One Ranitomeya variabilis isolate aRanVar5 chromosome 4, aRanVar5.hap1, whole genome shotgun sequence genomic window, taaaaaagaaggtgaagggcgtggaagtagtgaaacatcaatatctgacaaaataaaaaaaaattaacatagtcaaaatctttctaccgccgaacgtcataaaaaaaaaaaaaaacctgctattctattacattgggctaaacctctgtgcctttaatgtctccgccacgtcccccaatacatcctacattattcttagttgttttccttcatgtagaatgaacctacaagtttataaagggtttattttaattccgatattttcgtcccattgacttgcattgggatcgggtatcggtatcggattagatccgatattttgacggtatcggccgatactttccgataccaatactttccgatatcggaaagtatcgctcaacactagtcagtgtaGAAAAAAGTGGTCATCGGCCAATAGAGGGGCAAGGTTATTTAAACATCCAACTGACACCTTGACCCTTGCCGGTTAGAAGCAGTTGTTAGATTACCCATCCACTACTCTCccttctaaggcctcattcagacctccAGGTATCATGGCCTGAGAATAACTGTGATGCATAGACTCACCGCAGGTGTCCTGATCTGAACTTCTCAGCATCATTTGTGCCGGGTCAGTAAATCAGTGGTCGTACCGTGAATTGTGGTCTGTTCTCGGTCCCGTGATACACCGGTGTCTGAATTCAACAGTATAGAGTTCTTGGACTTGACCCAGGACTAATTTAACCCCTATCTTCCAAGCTAATTTTGTTTCAGATTCTGTGTCTCTGGTtgatgggatttttttttctttattaaaaaaaaaaaaatctaaaataattgGAGAGGCGGAACCAGAAACCAGTAATACAATAAATAAGTGAACAAtattaaatatacatttttttatttatttttgcattggtgggtaaattaaaacttttttttaatttcttgttttattttttagtccCATCTAAAGGACCTTGAACTTGCAAAAGTTTATTTGCTCGCTCTATATACTGTAGCGGAGCTTCACGGGAGCACCAAGATGGTGGCAATCCTTTGACACCCCATAGTGTCATTGTGTAAGGGGAGCAGCACCCCCCCAAACTAATGCCTTACCAAGATCGTGCCCCTTGACAAATTGATAATGGCATTTCAGTGGtcaaacagcagtgatcagagctagcCAGCTTTCTATTAGATGCAGctgccagctgtataacacagctggcacctgcctATATGGAGAGGGTTTGGCTCTTTGTTCCACTCCATACATCCGCACCCTTCCTAGGATATACAATTAGATTCTTGGGTGGTAAGTGGTTTAAACAGTGGATTTCACCCTTTGCAATAATTCATGGAAAATCCACAGCAAATGTGCAGTAAAATCCTCAATGGGATTGTCagttcttaagctacaagtctgcagtcaatctatgtgactgcagacttgagattCCTCACATTGTGCACACTGCGCGCtgagaggattctctggtgccagcgcATGGAATGACGGGCATGCAACtgaaagtatgtgatttgcatgtgGTCACATGCTGTCTAAATGGATGcgacctcgctcaatgcaagtgaatcgagtgaggccggacatgtctagtcggaGTCTGGCCAGgaatatgcatattgcatacttgcggtcaaaTGACCGCCCGCTcccggcatcggagaatcctcacagtgtgcagtgcgTGCGATGTGAGGGTACACAAGTCTGCAGTAACATaaattgactgcagacttgtagattAAGACCGGACAAATGGTATTTATATTTATCGAGAACATATATTTTAATCTAAATGGATGAGAATTTAACAAATCGACCATTTGTGTGCAGAAATATTGCAGATCTCACCCTATGCAATAGAAAGGGTGACATTTGTAGAAAATCCACATGTAACACTTCTGAATTTTGCAGAAGATTTTGCTGCAGATACTctgaaaaaatctgcagcaaatccctaTGTGAACGTTCCCTTACAGTGACTCCATACAGGAGGGATAAGTACCAATTCTCCAACCCGGATTGGCCTTCGGAAAAGCCACGACACATAACATAACCAGCGTGAGAAATAAGATTTCATGGAATATAATCCCCATAAACTGTATATGATGTGAATCAGTTACTACATATTCGCTAAATATATTGGAACTTACCAGTACTTGTAGTTCCCGTCTCCTGCAATGCATCAGAGGAGTTGACACTAGGTGGAAAATACCGGCTCTTGTCTTTCATGCGAAGCCAAGTGGTCATATTTTCCAAAACCAGTTTCTTCAACCATTTGGGGACCTTTGACTGGATATTTTTCCTGTTGACTAAACGAACTATTACAATACTTTCTGTCAAACTGATGACGAgtagagccatgcagaccaggaaatACATAGCTAAAAGAAAAGATAAAAGTACAACAATAAGTAAATGACAAAATACAGTATATGAAGAAGCCTTCTACAAACATCTCAAAGTTTGTAAGAGTTAGACCTTATTCACAAGAAGAATTTTCACGTACAAGTTCTATTCATGTTTTTCACAacctgatcagaataattggtccGTTTTTCTTGTACACTGAAAAATCGAATGTGTGAATGAGACAACTTGAAGTTGAAGACAACTTTCGATGTGTTCATGACACTATTTCATCCCTCGCTTATGGATGTGTACGGGATAGTACATGTTTAAGATGTTAAAAGCCAATTTAAGAAAGCATTCTAGGGAATCACAGGAACTCAGGAGATCAAAACTATCCTAAAATCTTGAAAAGTAAGATTAATGCCATACAAAAGTCTTAAGTGACTTTTAAGAATATGAACTCCCCTCTTCAGGCTCTTTTCTAAATTTTAGTTCTCTTTGAGCTAGTGGGTGGGAGACTAGCTGCTAAAGATGCACAGcacatgcacagcacacacagacatgagaggTTCCTGCTCTCATTTCTCGACGTAACACAAGTTCAGAATaagcagcactgagcagtgtagctgtgaatccggcactggggtgagataaaacagaCACTAGAAAGCAGCAACACGGTATCGGTGTCTTTGTCACTCTCTTTTTTCTGCTCCCAATCTTTCTTCAAAAACTTTAGCTGTACTCTTATCCCCATGAGCTGGTAGACCAGATTTTAGTTATTTATAAGAGTGAACAATGAATTCAGGAAGCAGGAGGAGGGGTAGAAAAAGTGTCTTATAAGTGAGGAAAATGCTGATTTCCCTGAAAGGAAATGTTGCATTTTTGTTtccactattgatttatgcaaagttgaaATGGCTTTAACCATTTACTATTACTACTTAGTTTTCCTCTTTGTAATTTTTCAGGGCGATAATTTCTGACAGACTCTAGTCCCCCATCATTCCTAATTTTTATTTCTGAATTTCATACTTATTCTACTTTTTTAGTTGAGGAGAGTGTTACGCGAGCACTGTTTGTGGTCACCTGGCAGCTTCAGAATGGCTACAGCGAACAGTCTTGGCACAAGCTACTCTATTTCCCAGAATCCAAAGTTTGCCCTGatcttcaccctttaacccctgtactGGGATCTAGATTTATACTGGGGTCAATAATCAAGGGTCACAGAGTCAGTTCCTGTTGTATGGAGCAAGATAGCAAagagaatagtcaggtagctgggtcagatcCAGGAGGTCACGtcatagctagtgatgagcgagtgtacttgttactcgggttttcccgagcacgctcgggtggtgtctgagtatttgtgactgctcagagatttagtttttgttgacgcagctgcatgatttacagctaatagccagcctgagtacatgtgggggttgcctggttgctaggaaatccccacacgtaatcaagctggctagaagctgtaaatcatgcagctgaggcgaagaaaactaaatctccgaccagtcacaaatactcggagaccacccaagaatgcttgggaaaacccgagcaacaggtagattcgctcatcactagtcatagacAAAATCGTAAAACTATCGGGTAGTCAAAAGTCAAGCCAAGAACAGAATAATCGGAGCATACAGGGGTACACCAGTAGCAATGCCATTGACCGATAGTGGAGTCAGAGCTTCAGGAGTTTAAATAGACTCTGTGAGCACAAGATGACTGTTTTAACTAAGTCCCACCGCTTGGTGCTTCACGGCGGGGTCAATCATGTAAATTCATCTTTCCAGCTGTTTTTTCCCGCTATCTCTACTACACCtttatttgattgacagctctggtttcaTAGAGCTAGAGAAGGGAGGAGAAAGCGGGAAAACAAGCAGGTAGGAAGGTGAATTTAAATGTTTGGCCCTGCCGCGGAGCACCGAGTGTCTGTTACTTGGTTTGAATAGTCAGTGTGATAAAAGAGTCCTTGtaaatagctgactgtcctgcccagGTTTCTCAGCAAGGAGTCATCAAAACCTAGACCAAAAAGTAACCACATCGGTCCCCTATAAAGCAGCACCAAAAGTCCCAGGGAAATAATAGGAGGAGGCACAAATCGGCACAGATGTTTCAGACAGATACATGAAACTGTGGGGTAAGCAGATTTTTTATGATGGTGATACCTATTACTGAAGTTCCTTGTGGGGAGACAGGTAAAGTTTCTGAAACTATGACGAGGAAGACTGAATAGCCCAAAAGGAGGGTGATCTTGAAAGAAATCCTTTCTCCACTTTGTGGAGGGAGGTAGAAGCCGACGATATCCATGATGATGAGAAACGCGCTGGGGATAATTAGATTCACAACGTAGTATATTGGATGTCTCCTAAAGATGATCTGTGTAAAAATTAATTGTATTAATAAGGGAATATGCTCTTTTCCTGAGAACGTTTCCTGGCATAACATTTgacaaaatgtttaaaaatgttcTACTGTAAAGCATGCCAATATGCCATCATAGAGCACAGAACACCCATCAATCTGCCCAGCAAAAGCTATTTAGATACATAGGCGACAAATTAATCTTTGGGTAAAGAAAGCTAAGATATGACTTTAATCTTTTATTTTTCAGAAGAATTTTTATAGCAACGACTATACATAAATGTATGGAAATTAatgcaatctaaaaaaaaaattacaaaaaacacaAGTAATCAAAAAAATGTAGGGTATTGAAGATTTTTGCACATTGGTGCCCATAGCGTAAATAAATGAGAAACCATTAGCGTCAACTCACATAGACTTCTAGCAAACCAAACTTGTCCCAATGGTTATCTACTAATAAGTAACTGAAATCGATACCAAGAAGTTCCCATTCTCCGGCTTTGTAAAATTTTGGAAAATCCGCTCTTATAGCCTCCCATTTTCTCCACATGGACACATTTATATGTTCGACTAGAAACAGAAGAAAATATGCACAACTCATATGAAAGAACGATTTGCTAATTTTGTAGATGTACCGTCACAAGATTTCATCCTTAAAAAAACAGATCCTACCGCTCCGTAAACCTCGAACATACACAAATGTCTATAATACCCCAGCAGCCATCCGTTTGGTTGGGCAGATAAGAGCAGAAATACATGTGTCGATGGACTTCCTGAAGACATAGACCATAACTTACCTGCGTGGAGTTGGCTTTGAAAGCTCAAAGTGCAATTGTGCTGATCAAAAGGGAAATAGTAGATGGAGAACCTGCACATTGCTGTCAATCTAAAAGCTTTTTGGTAATTTACGAGTCCTGTGTAATTTACGTAGACAAAATTATGTTCTGTGGCTTTTTCCGACTCCAAACTGTAGGAACAGAAGACTCGTTATTAGGGAGATAATAATACGTC contains:
- the LOC143767834 gene encoding 5-hydroxytryptamine receptor 3A-like, whose amino-acid sequence is MLSIYLVYNRFWTDEFLTWDPMEYDNISLLSFPTGEIWMPDVQINEYLESEKATEHNFVYVNYTGLVNYQKAFRLTAMCRFSIYYFPFDQHNCTLSFQSQLHAVEHINVSMWRKWEAIRADFPKFYKAGEWELLGIDFSYLLVDNHWDKFGLLEVYIIFRRHPIYYVVNLIIPSAFLIIMDIVGFYLPPQSGERISFKITLLLGYSVFLVIVSETLPVSPQGTSVIAMYFLVCMALLVISLTESIVIVRLVNRKNIQSKVPKWLKKLVLENMTTWLRMKDKSRYFPPSVNSSDALQETGTTSTDELSKCSENGGSFITSPVTVSITEQPEILRRILNEIVSLRQHLQQEDDQENSKEWLLVAFVLDKFLFWVYLMDGTSSFGGQDRCFTWSLKFSRQMDHH